A genomic window from Thermococcus nautili includes:
- a CDS encoding Era-like GTP-binding protein has translation MIKVAIIGAENVGKSTLMNALVGGKVSEVEDLPGTTKGLVRRRFGKLKIPKGMKNPFGGADEFVLIDTAGLFDPRLELRGKVLSEEKFRELIDEIVSADIIIHMVDATVGLHRGMEKLHHMLKMRYDKPIIVVINKIDLVPRERVEELRKIIKKRLEQEPLALSLVTYEGFNELLERIAHMAMYV, from the coding sequence ATGATAAAGGTTGCGATAATCGGTGCCGAAAACGTCGGCAAATCAACCCTCATGAACGCACTCGTGGGCGGGAAGGTGAGCGAGGTAGAGGATTTGCCCGGGACGACGAAGGGGCTCGTGAGGAGGCGCTTTGGAAAGCTGAAGATACCCAAGGGCATGAAGAACCCCTTTGGAGGGGCAGATGAGTTCGTGCTCATAGACACGGCAGGACTCTTCGACCCGAGGCTTGAGCTCCGCGGGAAGGTCCTCAGCGAGGAGAAGTTCAGGGAGCTCATAGACGAGATAGTCTCGGCGGACATAATAATCCACATGGTCGACGCGACCGTCGGCCTTCACAGGGGCATGGAGAAGCTCCACCACATGCTCAAGATGCGCTACGACAAGCCGATAATCGTGGTTATCAACAAGATTGACCTCGTTCCAAGGGAGCGCGTGGAAGAGCTCAGGAAAATCATAAAGAAGAGGCTGGAGCAGGAGCCGCTGGCGTTATCGCTGGTTACCTACGAGGGCTTCAACGAGCTCCTTGAAAGGATTGCCCACATGGCGATGTACGTCTAA
- a CDS encoding secondary thiamine-phosphate synthase enzyme YjbQ, protein MDVLYEISIETRERCQVVDITNEVQRLVYRSKVKHGIAVVFTHHTTTGLFINEYEPGLIEDIKAKMAELVPMGAGYAHDRIDRNAHAHIKASIFLNPEVVVPIDQAELHLGTWQRILFVELDGPRHRKVYVMICPCPEFPEE, encoded by the coding sequence ATGGATGTGCTGTACGAGATAAGTATCGAGACGAGGGAGCGCTGTCAGGTTGTTGACATAACGAATGAGGTCCAGAGACTCGTTTACCGCTCCAAGGTAAAGCACGGCATAGCCGTCGTCTTCACCCACCACACGACGACGGGCCTCTTCATAAACGAGTACGAGCCGGGCCTAATCGAGGACATCAAGGCCAAGATGGCCGAGCTCGTGCCGATGGGGGCCGGCTACGCCCACGACAGGATTGACAGGAACGCGCACGCGCACATAAAGGCGAGCATCTTCCTCAACCCCGAGGTTGTCGTCCCCATAGACCAGGCTGAGCTCCACCTCGGAACCTGGCAGAGGATTCTCTTCGTCGAGCTCGACGGGCCGAGGCACAGGAAGGTCTACGTCATGATATGCCCCTGTCCAGAGTTCCCGGAGGAGTGA
- a CDS encoding TRM11 family SAM-dependent methyltransferase codes for MYGVILGKNPELGRAEFFSFARRFGLKVKPIEEGKNWIVFESKPSIERHFRWLGGSLKLVRIVGEGDEAIKDLEYAKLFTVSLYGRDDWRLWRKLGSAVKREFKREGPAKFFKPAKVYSMPAELILKGFPEVKDIVFLFRDDGSFLVGETVKVTDPFELKKLDVERPVQRPILSIPPRLARIMVNLTEVRKGLFLDPFCGIGTVLQEFVLQGLPAYGSDRDPERVREARRNIEWLRKEFRLRNSARIEVCDARKLKRCFRERFDAIVTEPYLGKPLKRNPGRGEAIKLANELDRLYFSVFDSFSDVLKRNGRVVFVFPAYRLRDGSIYRKERKWLGKLGFEVLSRHLDYEERHRLVRDIHVIRKRS; via the coding sequence ATGTATGGAGTAATATTAGGCAAGAATCCCGAGCTGGGAAGGGCGGAGTTCTTCTCGTTCGCGAGACGTTTTGGTCTAAAGGTCAAACCTATCGAGGAAGGAAAAAACTGGATTGTTTTCGAGTCAAAACCTTCAATAGAGAGGCACTTCCGCTGGCTCGGCGGGTCGCTCAAGCTCGTGAGAATCGTCGGAGAAGGCGATGAAGCGATAAAGGACCTCGAATACGCCAAGCTCTTCACGGTCAGCCTCTACGGAAGGGACGACTGGAGGCTCTGGCGGAAGCTGGGGAGCGCCGTAAAGAGGGAGTTCAAGAGGGAAGGCCCGGCAAAGTTCTTCAAGCCGGCAAAGGTCTACTCCATGCCTGCCGAGCTGATTCTGAAGGGTTTTCCAGAGGTCAAAGACATTGTCTTCCTGTTCCGCGACGACGGGAGCTTCCTCGTGGGCGAGACGGTCAAGGTTACCGACCCCTTCGAGCTGAAGAAGCTCGACGTGGAAAGACCGGTTCAGAGGCCAATCCTCTCGATTCCGCCGAGGCTGGCAAGGATAATGGTGAACCTCACCGAGGTAAGAAAGGGCCTCTTCCTCGACCCCTTCTGCGGCATCGGGACGGTCCTTCAGGAGTTCGTCCTCCAGGGGTTGCCCGCTTACGGGAGCGACCGCGACCCAGAGAGAGTGAGGGAAGCGAGGCGGAACATCGAGTGGCTCAGAAAAGAGTTCAGGCTCAGGAACTCGGCGAGGATAGAGGTATGCGACGCGAGGAAGCTGAAGCGCTGTTTCCGCGAGCGCTTTGACGCGATAGTTACCGAACCCTACCTCGGGAAGCCCTTAAAGAGGAACCCTGGCAGGGGCGAGGCTATAAAGCTTGCCAACGAGCTGGACAGGCTGTACTTTTCAGTCTTCGATAGCTTTAGCGATGTGCTCAAGAGGAACGGGAGGGTCGTCTTCGTCTTCCCTGCATACAGACTGAGGGACGGGAGCATCTACCGGAAGGAGCGGAAGTGGCTCGGAAAACTGGGCTTCGAGGTTCTATCGAGGCACCTCGACTACGAAGAAAGGCACCGCTTAGTTAGGGACATCCACGTAATAAGAAAAAGGAGTTAA
- a CDS encoding MFS transporter produces MDKRWSTVLINTLLVASGFGTMHMLEKFKNAVLTHYGITEAMMGYQQTAYVVGLFVAFLLGGTSLFKGSFKRSVALIVSFAAIPQFLIPFMPSWWGVVALRFFQGFIVALIAVFSNQIGRLFVAERPFAKGVILSGIFWGGIYGINLAKWAGGSDASWSSVREAFLISAVLMYVMLAIWWLFVEDFEIPKEKHSSGVNVWKMPFTWVFGFTFFPALWIIFTLGSFTLHNVEFSDSQVANLVMTLEVSMGLWSIIMGYLGYRLSVKNTSNRGLFKAIVSVMTLSYAVTFVGLFLVWKAISANDYTLALLGIAITGIVQGTGPAFWTTAPAAYPKEIYPEASFALGLISNSANAVAPNVMFVLVHSVTTGMIIYLGMALLGILLLLASSRMRLPVEELS; encoded by the coding sequence ATGGACAAGAGGTGGTCAACGGTATTGATTAACACACTTCTCGTTGCTTCGGGCTTTGGAACGATGCACATGCTCGAGAAGTTCAAGAACGCGGTTTTGACGCACTACGGCATCACCGAGGCAATGATGGGCTACCAGCAGACCGCTTACGTCGTCGGCCTCTTCGTCGCGTTCCTCCTCGGCGGAACGAGCCTCTTCAAGGGCTCCTTCAAGAGGAGTGTGGCTTTAATCGTCAGCTTCGCCGCGATTCCGCAGTTCCTGATTCCCTTCATGCCCAGCTGGTGGGGTGTGGTAGCGCTCCGCTTCTTCCAGGGCTTTATCGTCGCTCTCATAGCGGTCTTCAGCAACCAGATTGGAAGACTCTTCGTGGCCGAGAGGCCCTTCGCCAAGGGTGTAATCCTGTCCGGAATCTTCTGGGGTGGAATCTACGGCATAAATCTCGCCAAGTGGGCTGGTGGAAGCGACGCGAGCTGGTCATCGGTCAGGGAAGCCTTCCTAATCTCGGCCGTACTCATGTACGTCATGCTCGCAATCTGGTGGCTCTTCGTCGAGGACTTCGAGATTCCCAAGGAGAAGCACTCCTCGGGGGTCAACGTCTGGAAGATGCCCTTCACCTGGGTCTTCGGTTTCACCTTCTTCCCGGCCCTGTGGATTATCTTCACCCTCGGCTCCTTCACGCTCCACAACGTGGAGTTCAGCGACTCCCAGGTGGCAAACCTCGTTATGACCCTTGAGGTCTCGATGGGTCTCTGGTCAATAATCATGGGCTACCTCGGCTACCGCCTCTCGGTTAAGAACACCAGCAACCGCGGTCTGTTCAAGGCCATCGTCAGCGTCATGACGCTCTCCTACGCGGTAACCTTCGTGGGACTCTTCCTCGTCTGGAAAGCCATAAGCGCAAACGACTACACGCTGGCACTCCTTGGAATAGCGATAACCGGAATCGTCCAGGGAACGGGTCCTGCCTTCTGGACGACGGCTCCAGCGGCCTACCCGAAGGAAATCTACCCCGAGGCCAGCTTCGCCCTGGGACTCATCTCGAACTCCGCCAACGCGGTAGCCCCGAACGTCATGTTCGTCCTCGTGCACAGCGTCACGACGGGCATGATAATCTACCTCGGCATGGCTCTGCTCGGAATACTCCTCCTGCTGGCTTCGAGCAGGATGAGGCTCCCCGTCGAGGAGCTCTCTTAA
- a CDS encoding TMEM165/GDT1 family protein: MENLIAVFVAIFLAELGDKTQLTTIAFASKYGWKTAFLGAILGLAAVNFIGALLGDAIGDVLPMELIHKGAGVLFIVFGVLMLLGKL, translated from the coding sequence ATGGAAAATCTCATCGCCGTCTTCGTTGCCATCTTTTTGGCCGAGCTCGGGGATAAGACACAGCTGACGACGATAGCCTTCGCATCCAAGTACGGCTGGAAAACTGCTTTTCTCGGTGCAATCCTCGGGCTCGCGGCCGTTAATTTCATCGGTGCCCTGCTGGGGGATGCCATCGGGGACGTCCTCCCGATGGAACTGATACACAAAGGCGCCGGGGTGCTCTTCATAGTCTTCGGCGTCCTGATGCTGCTTGGAAAGCTCTAG
- a CDS encoding pyridoxal phosphate-dependent aminotransferase: MRYKKRKYFLAGRINIIQRSKIRELFEKASKMENVISLGIGEPDFDTPEVIKDAAKRALDEGYTHYTPNAGIPEFREAIAEYYKDFYKVDVDIDNILVTAGAYEATYLAFQSILEQGDDVIIPDPAFVCYVEDAKIAEAGIIRIPLREEHKFRLNPDELVEAITKRTRMIVINYPNNPTGAVMKKSVVKAIADIAQDYNIYILSDEPYEHFLYEGAKHYPMIKYAPDNTILANSFSKTFAMTGWRLGFAIAPKQVIRDMIKLHAYVVGNVTSFVQIAGITALRDKRSWEAVERMRQVYDERRKLVLKYLNDMPHLQPFKPKGAFYIWVKIDPELDMTSEDFADWLLDNARVVVIPGTAFGKQGEGWVRISYATEKDKLIEAMERMKEALSKL; encoded by the coding sequence ATGCGCTACAAGAAGAGAAAATACTTCCTCGCCGGAAGGATAAACATAATCCAGCGCTCGAAGATTAGGGAGCTCTTCGAGAAGGCCTCGAAGATGGAAAACGTTATCTCCCTCGGAATCGGCGAGCCCGATTTCGACACGCCCGAGGTGATTAAGGACGCCGCGAAGAGGGCCCTCGACGAGGGCTACACTCACTACACGCCCAACGCGGGTATTCCCGAGTTTAGGGAGGCCATAGCGGAGTACTACAAGGACTTCTACAAGGTTGATGTTGATATTGACAACATCCTCGTCACCGCTGGCGCTTACGAGGCTACCTACCTCGCCTTTCAGAGCATCCTTGAGCAGGGCGATGACGTTATCATCCCGGACCCTGCCTTCGTTTGCTACGTGGAGGACGCCAAGATAGCCGAGGCCGGAATCATCAGGATTCCCCTCCGCGAGGAGCACAAGTTCCGCCTCAACCCTGATGAACTCGTCGAGGCGATAACGAAGAGGACGAGGATGATTGTCATCAACTACCCCAACAACCCGACCGGAGCCGTTATGAAGAAGTCCGTCGTCAAGGCCATAGCCGACATAGCCCAGGATTACAACATCTACATCCTCAGCGACGAGCCCTATGAGCACTTTCTCTACGAGGGGGCAAAGCACTACCCGATGATTAAGTACGCTCCGGACAACACGATTCTCGCGAACTCCTTCTCGAAGACCTTCGCCATGACCGGCTGGCGCCTCGGATTCGCCATAGCCCCTAAGCAGGTCATCAGGGATATGATTAAGCTCCACGCCTACGTCGTCGGTAACGTTACGTCCTTCGTCCAGATTGCGGGCATAACTGCACTCCGCGACAAGAGGAGCTGGGAAGCCGTTGAGAGGATGAGGCAGGTCTACGACGAGAGGAGGAAGCTCGTCCTCAAGTACCTCAACGACATGCCCCACCTGCAGCCCTTCAAGCCCAAGGGAGCGTTCTACATATGGGTCAAGATTGACCCCGAGCTCGATATGACGAGCGAGGACTTCGCGGACTGGCTCCTCGACAACGCGCGCGTCGTGGTCATTCCGGGAACGGCGTTCGGAAAGCAGGGCGAGGGATGGGTCAGGATAAGCTACGCGACCGAGAAGGACAAGCTCATCGAAGCTATGGAGAGAATGAAGGAGGCCCTCTCCAAGCTGTGA
- the cgi121 gene encoding KEOPS complex subunit Cgi121, producing the protein MIRVTDGVFIARVSVRNVEEVIPYLGGNVQLVNTGCWKAVAFASILALRAFERGTNHAKTLGGELLLRLAGTLQIKDAIKQVGAKPGENFLVVFGSEDDARRILEELGLEELPLDDCPDEIAKTFFEKSALVEVL; encoded by the coding sequence GTGATTCGCGTAACGGATGGGGTCTTCATTGCGAGGGTCTCGGTTCGAAACGTTGAGGAGGTCATCCCTTACCTTGGGGGAAACGTTCAGCTGGTCAATACTGGCTGTTGGAAGGCCGTTGCCTTCGCATCGATACTCGCTCTGAGGGCATTTGAGCGGGGAACCAACCACGCGAAGACCCTTGGTGGAGAACTGCTCCTCCGCCTCGCCGGAACGCTCCAGATTAAGGACGCAATCAAACAGGTAGGTGCAAAGCCGGGTGAGAACTTCCTGGTGGTCTTTGGGAGTGAGGATGACGCGAGGAGGATTCTTGAGGAACTGGGGCTGGAGGAGCTCCCCCTCGATGACTGTCCCGATGAAATCGCGAAAACTTTTTTTGAAAAATCGGCTCTCGTCGAAGTTTTGTAG